A single window of Candidatus Eisenbacteria bacterium DNA harbors:
- a CDS encoding HlyC/CorC family transporter codes for MEGPLLKILAVLLFVLLNAFFVAAEFAIVRVPTAPIEERALRGGRRARITLFVIRHLDAYLTACQLGITLASLALGWIGEPFVARLLHPLFRLAGVESDATLHTVSFIVGFSIITLLHVILGEIAPKSLAIRRPHGLALNLSPLLRLFYLMFYPVIALTNGASLLTLRLFGVESNMPPEHVLTEADIRVMLSRSAENGMLTAPETRMLERVFDFYRTEAHQVMVPRTDVVFLSVDSDAEKNLRLAEKCGHTRFPLCEGSVDRVIGFVHSKDLFRAVRGATAGPVDIRRLKREILFFPEHTPLPTILEEFRRKKVHLGIVLDEHGGTLGMLTLEDVIEELVGEIQDEFDREAPPVVRVGPNEFLLAGGCAIGDFEEATGVALPETEADTVAGVLLETAGEFPEVGWMMLFRGGELVVEIVKERRIQRVRFIRSQETEEAETPA; via the coding sequence ATGGAAGGTCCGTTACTCAAGATCCTCGCGGTTCTCTTGTTCGTCCTCTTGAACGCGTTCTTCGTCGCCGCCGAGTTCGCCATCGTCCGAGTCCCGACGGCACCAATCGAGGAACGAGCCCTACGCGGAGGGCGCCGCGCCCGAATCACGCTCTTCGTGATCCGCCACCTGGATGCGTACCTCACCGCATGCCAGCTCGGCATCACTCTCGCGAGCCTCGCTCTCGGTTGGATCGGCGAACCGTTCGTCGCGCGGCTTCTTCATCCGCTCTTCCGCCTCGCGGGGGTCGAGTCGGACGCGACGCTCCACACCGTGTCCTTCATCGTGGGCTTCTCGATCATCACCCTGCTCCACGTTATCCTCGGCGAGATCGCGCCGAAGTCCCTCGCGATCCGCAGACCGCACGGTCTCGCCCTCAACCTCTCCCCCCTCCTCCGCCTCTTCTACCTCATGTTCTATCCGGTCATCGCTCTCACGAACGGCGCGTCGCTTCTCACGCTCCGGCTGTTCGGCGTCGAGTCGAACATGCCGCCCGAGCACGTTCTCACCGAGGCGGACATCCGCGTGATGCTGAGCCGCTCCGCGGAGAACGGGATGCTCACGGCCCCGGAGACGCGGATGCTGGAGCGCGTTTTCGATTTCTATCGCACCGAAGCCCACCAGGTGATGGTCCCGCGGACCGATGTCGTCTTCCTCTCCGTCGACAGCGACGCCGAGAAGAACCTCCGCCTCGCCGAGAAGTGCGGCCACACGCGATTCCCGCTCTGCGAGGGGAGCGTGGATCGCGTGATCGGCTTCGTCCACTCGAAGGATCTCTTTCGGGCGGTGCGTGGGGCGACGGCGGGGCCCGTCGACATCCGGCGCTTGAAGCGCGAGATCCTCTTCTTCCCCGAACACACGCCGCTCCCGACGATCCTCGAGGAATTTCGCAGAAAAAAGGTTCATCTCGGAATCGTCTTGGACGAGCACGGAGGAACGCTCGGGATGCTGACCCTGGAGGACGTGATCGAGGAGCTCGTCGGGGAGATTCAGGACGAGTTCGACCGCGAGGCGCCCCCGGTCGTCCGCGTCGGGCCGAACGAGTTCCTCTTGGCCGGCGGGTGCGCGATCGGCGACTTCGAGGAGGCGACCGGCGTGGCGCTCCCCGAGACGGAAGCGGACACGGTCGCGGGGGTCCTTCTCGAAACGGCGGGCGAGTTCCCGGAGGTCGGATGGATGATGCTGTTCCGCGGGGGAGAGCTGGTCGTCGAGATCGTGAAGGAGCGCCGGATTCAGCGCGTTCGCTTCATCCGCTCGCAGGAGACCGAAGAAGCGGAGACTCCCGCCTGA
- a CDS encoding CoA-binding protein, producing the protein MNESEKKTIAIIGASTNREKYGNKAVRAYAKQGYRVYPVTPNAAEVEGLPTYKSVRDIPGDVEIASLYVPPQVGIRVLDEIASKKIREVFVNPGAESDELIERARELGLRAIVACSILAIGMTPEEV; encoded by the coding sequence ATGAACGAAAGCGAAAAGAAGACCATCGCCATCATCGGCGCCTCAACCAACCGGGAGAAGTACGGGAACAAGGCGGTGCGAGCGTACGCGAAGCAGGGCTATCGCGTCTATCCGGTCACGCCGAACGCGGCCGAGGTCGAGGGGCTTCCCACGTACAAGTCCGTCCGCGACATCCCCGGCGATGTCGAAATCGCATCTCTATACGTTCCGCCTCAAGTGGGCATCCGCGTTCTAGACGAGATCGCCTCGAAAAAGATTCGCGAGGTGTTCGTGAACCCCGGCGCGGAGAGCGACGAGCTCATCGAGAGGGCGCGCGAGCTCGGCCTCCGCGCGATCGTCGCTTGCAGCATTCTCGCGATCGGAATGACTCCCGAGGAGGTGTAG
- the rocD gene encoding ornithine--oxo-acid transaminase: protein MKTKDYIELEDRYGAHNYHPLDVVVERAEGVWVYDVEGKKYLDCLAAYSAVNQGHCHPRILGVLREQAARVTLTSRAFRNNRLGLLYRDLVEMTGMEKVLPMNSGAEAVETAIKAARKWGYTVKGIPEGKAEIVVCENNFHGRTTTLVGFSSEEQYKKGFGPFTPGFTMIPYGDAKALRRAITPHTCAFLVEPIQGEAGIIIPPDGYLREAAAICRDAKALLILDEIQSGLGRTGKLFAYEWEGIRPDGVIIGKALSGGFYPVSAFLSSREVMDVFHPGDHGSTFGGNPLACAIAREALAVLRDERLVENAAALGPYFIERLRSIRSDRLKEVRGRGLWIGVELDRPARPDCEALKEKGMLCKETHAHTIRIAPPLVIKKEEVDWAFEQVRSVLEAPALARA from the coding sequence ATGAAGACGAAGGATTACATCGAGCTGGAAGACCGATACGGCGCCCACAACTATCATCCGCTCGACGTGGTCGTCGAGAGGGCCGAAGGAGTCTGGGTCTACGACGTCGAGGGGAAGAAGTATCTCGACTGTCTCGCCGCGTACTCTGCGGTGAATCAGGGGCATTGCCATCCGCGAATTCTCGGCGTCCTTCGCGAGCAGGCGGCGCGCGTCACGCTCACCTCGCGCGCGTTTCGGAACAACCGGCTCGGGCTTCTCTACAGGGATCTCGTCGAGATGACCGGGATGGAGAAAGTCCTCCCGATGAACAGCGGCGCCGAGGCGGTGGAGACCGCGATCAAGGCGGCGCGGAAGTGGGGCTACACGGTCAAGGGAATCCCCGAAGGGAAGGCGGAGATCGTCGTCTGCGAGAACAACTTTCATGGGCGCACGACGACTCTTGTCGGTTTCTCGAGCGAAGAGCAATACAAGAAGGGTTTCGGACCGTTCACGCCCGGCTTCACGATGATCCCCTACGGCGACGCGAAGGCGCTTCGCCGGGCGATCACGCCGCACACATGCGCGTTCCTCGTCGAGCCGATTCAAGGCGAGGCGGGGATCATCATCCCGCCCGATGGATATCTCCGCGAGGCGGCGGCGATCTGCCGGGATGCGAAGGCTCTCCTCATCCTCGACGAGATTCAGTCGGGGCTCGGACGGACCGGGAAGCTCTTCGCGTACGAGTGGGAAGGGATCCGGCCGGACGGGGTGATCATCGGCAAGGCCCTCTCCGGCGGGTTCTACCCGGTGTCGGCGTTTCTCTCGAGCCGTGAAGTGATGGACGTGTTCCATCCCGGCGATCACGGGAGCACGTTCGGCGGGAACCCGCTCGCATGCGCGATCGCGCGCGAGGCGCTCGCCGTCCTCCGCGACGAGCGTCTCGTCGAGAACGCCGCGGCGCTGGGTCCCTACTTCATCGAAAGACTCCGCTCGATCCGCTCCGACCGCCTGAAGGAGGTCCGCGGCCGCGGCCTCTGGATCGGCGTCGAGCTCGACCGCCCGGCGCGCCCTGATTGTGAAGCCCTAAAGGAAAAGGGGATGCTCTGCAAGGAGACGCACGCCCACACGATTCGGATCGCCCCGCCTCTCGTCATCAAGAAGGAAGAAGTCGATTGGGCGTTCGAGCAGGTGAGGTCGGTGCTCGAAGCGCCTGCGCTCGCGAGGGCGTAG